In Oncorhynchus gorbuscha isolate QuinsamMale2020 ecotype Even-year linkage group LG02, OgorEven_v1.0, whole genome shotgun sequence, a single genomic region encodes these proteins:
- the LOC124004829 gene encoding coiled-coil domain-containing protein 136-like isoform X1: protein MDGLRLPPLIEDALESTDEPCGDLKAESSPSLSRSMDNEITAKERGVLENNEKETMDRDQEEEEEKGGGEQQEPLSEEQELEELRSQVLQLLLELEEARGMSNKHQEAFHELQGLLEDERLASAHQAEAFARQVYNLQAQLRSVQEEMDSLEEEKESELTEAHEDLRLAQEEVLLLQQAAEEAAAERENDIASLQEELCRLRAQLGRLNDEAQEYELEITTLRAEISMKSQRREEERNGGDVGTLRQECVTLREECETLKDDNRRLTEKLQLLQLQRTGSNSVYLSLKDGEIAGTGVGVGTDEGGMAESYMTMVECQSTSPGTNCRLVDASIQKNISFDGKPMTPTGWNGGFGEIFSLRDQLKQAEEKALLVQRQCDGLKTELRELQELYDCSQRERAELEEELLHCKAELERLAGGWQSNIHSSESPVLSIPFIGMIVILGVVWCWLSELAFQKARGVI, encoded by the exons ATGAGCCCTGTGGAGATCTGAAAGCGGAGAGCAGCCCCAGCCTGAGCCGCAGCATGGACAATGAGATCACAGCCAAGGAGAGAGGAGTACTGGAGAACAACGAAAAGGAGACAATGGACAGAgatcaggaggaggag gaggagaagggggggggggagcagcAGGAGCCCCTGTCTGAGGAGCAGGAGCTGGAGGAGTTGAGGAGCCAGGTGCTGCAGCTCCTTCTGGAGTTAGAGGAGGCCAGGGGAATGTCCAACAAACACCAAGAGGCCTTCCACGAGCTACAGG GTCTGCTGGAGGATGAGCGTCTGGCCAGTGCCCACCAGGCAGAAGCCTTTGCAAGACAGGTCTACAACCTGCAAG CCCAGCTGCGTTCAGTACAGGAGGAGATGGACTCTCtcgaggaggagaaggagagtgagctGACTGAGGCTCACGAGGATCTACGCCTCGCCCAGGAGGAG GTTCTGCTTCTGCAGCAGGCGGCTGAGGAGGCAGCGGCCGAGAGGGAGAACGACATTGCGTCCCTGCAGGAGGAGCTGTGTCGCCTCCGGGCCCAGCTGGGGAGGCTCAACGATGAGGCGCAGGAGTACGAGCTGGAGATCACCACACTGAGAGCAGAGATCAGCATGAAGAGtcaaaggagggaggaagagaggaacggag GTGATGTAGGTACACTGAGGCAGGAGTGTGTCACTTTGAGGGAGGAGTGTGAGACTCTGAAGGACGACAACAGACGCCTGACTGAGAAACTACAGCTCCTCCAACTACAGAGGACAGG CTCCAACAGCGTATATCTGTCCCTGAAGGATGGTGAGATAGCTGGTACAGGAGTGGGGGTGGGCACAGACGAGGGGGGCATGGCGGAGAGCTATATGACCATGGTCGAGTGCCAGTCTACGAGCCCAGGCACCAACTGCCGCCTTGTGGACGCCTCCATCCAGAAGAACATTTCGTTCGATGGGAAGCCCATGACCCCCACCGGCTGGAATGGAGGATTTGGGGAGATCTTCTCCCTGAGGGACCAGCTGAAACAGGCTGAGGAGAAGGCCTTGCTGGTACAGAGACAG TGTGATGGGTTGAAGACGGAGCTGCGGGAACTGCAGGAACTGTATGACTGCAGCCAGAGGGAGAGGGCTGAATTGGAGGAGGAGCTACTGCACTGCAAGGCAGAGCTCGAGAGGTTGGCTGGAGGGTGGCAG AGCAACATCCATTCGTCTGagtcccctgttctctccatccccttcATAGGAATGATTGTAATATTGGGAGTGGTTTGGTGCTGGTTGTCCGAGCTGGCGTTCCAGAAAGCAAG GGGAGTGATAtag
- the LOC124004829 gene encoding coiled-coil domain-containing protein 136-like isoform X2, producing the protein MDNEITAKERGVLENNEKETMDRDQEEEEEKGGGEQQEPLSEEQELEELRSQVLQLLLELEEARGMSNKHQEAFHELQGLLEDERLASAHQAEAFARQVYNLQAQLRSVQEEMDSLEEEKESELTEAHEDLRLAQEEVLLLQQAAEEAAAERENDIASLQEELCRLRAQLGRLNDEAQEYELEITTLRAEISMKSQRREEERNGGDVGTLRQECVTLREECETLKDDNRRLTEKLQLLQLQRTGSNSVYLSLKDGEIAGTGVGVGTDEGGMAESYMTMVECQSTSPGTNCRLVDASIQKNISFDGKPMTPTGWNGGFGEIFSLRDQLKQAEEKALLVQRQCDGLKTELRELQELYDCSQRERAELEEELLHCKAELERLAGGWQSNIHSSESPVLSIPFIGMIVILGVVWCWLSELAFQKARGVI; encoded by the exons ATGGACAATGAGATCACAGCCAAGGAGAGAGGAGTACTGGAGAACAACGAAAAGGAGACAATGGACAGAgatcaggaggaggag gaggagaagggggggggggagcagcAGGAGCCCCTGTCTGAGGAGCAGGAGCTGGAGGAGTTGAGGAGCCAGGTGCTGCAGCTCCTTCTGGAGTTAGAGGAGGCCAGGGGAATGTCCAACAAACACCAAGAGGCCTTCCACGAGCTACAGG GTCTGCTGGAGGATGAGCGTCTGGCCAGTGCCCACCAGGCAGAAGCCTTTGCAAGACAGGTCTACAACCTGCAAG CCCAGCTGCGTTCAGTACAGGAGGAGATGGACTCTCtcgaggaggagaaggagagtgagctGACTGAGGCTCACGAGGATCTACGCCTCGCCCAGGAGGAG GTTCTGCTTCTGCAGCAGGCGGCTGAGGAGGCAGCGGCCGAGAGGGAGAACGACATTGCGTCCCTGCAGGAGGAGCTGTGTCGCCTCCGGGCCCAGCTGGGGAGGCTCAACGATGAGGCGCAGGAGTACGAGCTGGAGATCACCACACTGAGAGCAGAGATCAGCATGAAGAGtcaaaggagggaggaagagaggaacggag GTGATGTAGGTACACTGAGGCAGGAGTGTGTCACTTTGAGGGAGGAGTGTGAGACTCTGAAGGACGACAACAGACGCCTGACTGAGAAACTACAGCTCCTCCAACTACAGAGGACAGG CTCCAACAGCGTATATCTGTCCCTGAAGGATGGTGAGATAGCTGGTACAGGAGTGGGGGTGGGCACAGACGAGGGGGGCATGGCGGAGAGCTATATGACCATGGTCGAGTGCCAGTCTACGAGCCCAGGCACCAACTGCCGCCTTGTGGACGCCTCCATCCAGAAGAACATTTCGTTCGATGGGAAGCCCATGACCCCCACCGGCTGGAATGGAGGATTTGGGGAGATCTTCTCCCTGAGGGACCAGCTGAAACAGGCTGAGGAGAAGGCCTTGCTGGTACAGAGACAG TGTGATGGGTTGAAGACGGAGCTGCGGGAACTGCAGGAACTGTATGACTGCAGCCAGAGGGAGAGGGCTGAATTGGAGGAGGAGCTACTGCACTGCAAGGCAGAGCTCGAGAGGTTGGCTGGAGGGTGGCAG AGCAACATCCATTCGTCTGagtcccctgttctctccatccccttcATAGGAATGATTGTAATATTGGGAGTGGTTTGGTGCTGGTTGTCCGAGCTGGCGTTCCAGAAAGCAAG GGGAGTGATAtag